The Acinetobacter chinensis genomic sequence TTCAGACAGTGATCAGACTGAAGAATACGAATCAACGATTCATAACCTATTGTTTTTATTAATATCATTTATTTAATAAATATTAAATATATAACTACCTTATTATAAAATAATAGATTATTCCATTTTTAGCAGCTGGACTTTCGTCCATAGTCACCTTTTCAGACATCGAGTATACCCACTTCTGCACTGAATAATTTTCCATAGACAACTGCTTTCACTCATAAAATTAATCGCGATAGATTGTCCTACAATTTTATAATTTCTGTGCTTTTCCTGACAAGTTTTGTCCTGATCAGCCATTCTGATTTCAAATCGAGAGATTAAACTCCGATATTCACTTTACATTAGCTATAGAACTGCGTAAAAATTTAAGCGAATATGTACAGATGAAGTCATATCAAATAGAGTCTTGCAGTATATGGAATTTTTACTGATCAACTATCATTGGCAGATCAGTGTTTGGAGAGTCAAATGAAAAAATATCAATGCATCGTTTGTGGATGGATTTATGACGAAGCAGAAGGCTGGCCTCAGGACGGCATTACAGCGGGTACAAAATGGGAAGATATTCCTGATGACTGGACATGCCCAGACTGTGGTGTATCCAAAGCTGACTTTGAAATGGTAGAAATCTGATCAGCGTTTTTTAAGAGACCATACCTTTTGTTATGGTCTTTTTTTATGTCCTTATTTAACGGAGAAAAATATGCATCCTATCGTCATCATTGGTTCAGGCATGGCGGGTTATACCGTAGCGCGTGAGTTCCGTAAACTCAATCCTGAGCAGGAACTGGTCATGATTTCTGCAGATGATGCGGTAAACTATGCAAAACCGACTCTTTCCAACGCACTGGTTGGAAATAAGGCACCTGATCAGATTGCTCTGGGTGATGCAGCTAAAATGTCAGCTCAGCTGAATATGCGCATTGAAACTCTGACAGAAGTAACTGCACTTCAGTCTGAACAGCATCAGATTATTCTCAAAAAAGATGGCACAGAAACCGCACAGCCATATTCTCAACTGATTCTTGCTGTGGGTGCAAATCCTGTGCGCCTAGCCATTGCAGGCGACGGCAGTGATGATATTCATGTCGTTAACAATCTGAATGACTATAAAACTTTCCGTGAAAATCTGTCCCTCAGAAATGACAAACGTGTTGTGATTCTGGGTGCCGGTCTGATTGGTTGCGAATTTGCAAACGATTTACAGAATACCGGACACAAAGTCACGGTCATTGATCTGGCTCCACAGCCTTTGGGCCGTCTGCTGCCTGCTCACGTGGCTACAGCATTTAAAGAAAATCTGGAAGAAACCGGTATCCGTTTCGTACTGGGGACAACCGTTGAAAAAATTTCCCGTGTAGAACATGGTGATTATCAGGTCGTTCTTGCCAATGGTCAGTCCTTAACTGCAGATATTGTTCTTTCTGCAATTGGTTTACAGCCACAGCTTGCTCTGGCTAAATCTGCGGGCATTGAAACCAGCCGCGGCATTCTGACCAACTTACAGTTAAACACCAGTCATGCAGATATCTTTGCTGTCGGTGACTGTGCTGAAGTCAACGGATTGTTGTTGCCTTATGTCATGCCAATCATGCAACAGGCGCGGGCACTTGCAAAAACCCTGAATGGTGAATCCACCGCAGTACACTACCCTGCAATGCCTGTCGCTGTTAAGACACCTGCGGCACCTCTGACCGTACTGCCTGCTCCTCCAGATGTTGACGTTACCTGGGAAACTGAGGAACTGGATGACGGTATGATTGCCCGTGCCCTGGATTCAGATGCAACATTGCGTGGCTTTGTATTACTTGGACCGACTGCCGGCAAACAGCGTCTGACACTGACAAAACTTGTGCCGGACTTGATTCCTGTCACAGTTTAAGGTTTAAATAATGAGGACGTTTTTTCACCGGAACGTCCTTTATTCAGGAAAATAAAAATGAACAGCGCCTTACAGTTTAAAGATTCACCTTATACAACTTTTATGCATGAAACACGGGTTGACCTGGGCAACGGTATTGAACTGCACGTTGAAACAGGTGGTCATCCTGAACACCCTCCTGTTCTGCTGATTATGGGGCTGGGTGCGCAGATGCTGTTCTGGCCTGATTTTTTCTGTAAATCCCTGATTGATCAGGGCTATCGTGTGATTCGTTACGACAACCGTGATATTGGACTGTCTTCCAAAATCCGACATAAAGGTCCACGCCTGAATACTCTGAAACTGATGGGTCGCTTTGCATTAGGACTGGAAAATCAGGGAGCACCTTATAATCTTTACGAT encodes the following:
- the rubA gene encoding rubredoxin RubA: MKKYQCIVCGWIYDEAEGWPQDGITAGTKWEDIPDDWTCPDCGVSKADFEMVEI
- a CDS encoding NAD(P)/FAD-dependent oxidoreductase gives rise to the protein MHPIVIIGSGMAGYTVAREFRKLNPEQELVMISADDAVNYAKPTLSNALVGNKAPDQIALGDAAKMSAQLNMRIETLTEVTALQSEQHQIILKKDGTETAQPYSQLILAVGANPVRLAIAGDGSDDIHVVNNLNDYKTFRENLSLRNDKRVVILGAGLIGCEFANDLQNTGHKVTVIDLAPQPLGRLLPAHVATAFKENLEETGIRFVLGTTVEKISRVEHGDYQVVLANGQSLTADIVLSAIGLQPQLALAKSAGIETSRGILTNLQLNTSHADIFAVGDCAEVNGLLLPYVMPIMQQARALAKTLNGESTAVHYPAMPVAVKTPAAPLTVLPAPPDVDVTWETEELDDGMIARALDSDATLRGFVLLGPTAGKQRLTLTKLVPDLIPVTV